In the genome of Podarcis raffonei isolate rPodRaf1 chromosome W, rPodRaf1.pri, whole genome shotgun sequence, one region contains:
- the LOC128406114 gene encoding uncharacterized protein LOC128406114 produces the protein MTYAKLEKCAFHQERMEFLGYIISPAGLQMDPRKVQTVLDWSPPPKDVKGVQQFIGFANFYRHFIQGFSHVVAPICALVRKDATFQWTQAAQEVFEFLKEAFTSAPILAHLDSQLPFILEVDASDQAIGAVDVRI, from the coding sequence ATGACATACGCCAAGCTGGAAAAGTGTGCTTTTCACCAGGAGCGCATGGAATTCCTGGGATACATCATCTCCCCTGCAGGTCTCCAGATGGACCCCCGAAAGGTGCAGACGGTGCTggattggagccccccccccaaggatgtaAAGGGGGTACAACAGTTCATTgggtttgccaacttctaccgccacttcattcagggattttcacatgtGGTTGCTCCCATTTGCGCCCTCGTCCGGAAGGATGCCACGTTTCAGTGGACACAGGCAGCGCAAGAGGTGTTTGAGTTCCTGAAGGAGGCATTTACCTCTGCCCCCATCCTGGCCCATCTGGACTCACAACTACCTTTCATACTCGAGGTGGACGCCTCGGACCAGGCGATTGGGGCCGtggatgttaggatatag